In Panacibacter microcysteis, the genomic stretch CAGTAAGGCGTTGCATTTTACCGCCGGGCCAGGTGATGATAAGTGAATCAATTAAAGAAGTGCTCCCAAGACCAAAGTGCAGCACAGGAGAAACATTTGAAAGGTAGCCTCGAGCAGGGTATTGTTCTACTTTTTGAATGTGCCCCTTACTATAAACAGTAACTATAGCACCAATACCCTGCAAATTGCCGGCACTTCCTGTAAGGCTGATATTGATAAAATTATTCTTTGAAAGTTTTTCCGATTCATTTTTATACAGAAAAGCAGGAAGATTGATATTGTTTACCACTATATCCAGATCACCATCATTATCAAGATCTGCATAGGCAGCTCCATTACTGTTCGAATGCTGGTTCATACCCCACTCTGTTGCTGCGTTGGTAAAGCCACTACCCTGCTTATTTCTAAACATATAGTTTACAACATTGGATGATGGCATCTTCTTAATAATTTCCATAACGTCTTCGCGCTGCAGTCTACCTCTCGCTTCTACATAACTGTTCATGTAATTGATGAAATCCAGATTGGTATAATCGCGGTAATAGCCGTTTGTAATGTACAAATCTTTCCATCCATCGTTATCATAATCAGCAAAAAGCGGAGCCCAGCTCCAGTCGGTATTAGATACACCTTCCAGTTGTCCTGTTTCACTAAAGGTATTGTTACCATTGTTTATCTGCAACATATTACGCATATACTGGTAATAAAAGCCGCTGCGCACATTCATATTGAACTTTGGGTAGTTGTCAGGCGCCAGCAACAACTTCTGCCTGTGATTATCTTCGGGCAACATATCAAGCGTGAAAATATCGGGCAGGCCATCATTGTTTACATCTGCAACATCGTTGCCCATAGAGAACTGGCTTGTATGCCCTATAGCGCTTTCTATTGTATTCGTAAATGTACCGTTACCATTATTTATATATAAAAAGTCGGGCACAGCATAATCATTAGACACATAAAAATCAGGATAACCATCTTCATTAAAATCAGAAAGACCAATCCCTAATCCGTAACTCAACTCAGAGCCGTTGATTCCTGCCTTTACGGTCACATCTTCAAACACTCCATTGGATTGCTTTAACAGACGCAAGCCTTTATCGGGACTATCCTGTTTGAAGAGTTTGGCAGTGGCTTCAACATTTAGAATAGGTAAGTTTTTAGGGTTATGATTCAATAATAACATGTCCAGGTCTCCATCTTTATCATAATCAAAGAAATACGACTGGTTGCTAAAACCTGTACTGGCAAGACCGAAGGCTGCTGCCTTTTCTTCAAAAAGGGGAACACCATTCTTTCCTGCGCCTTTATTGATGAACAGCTGGTTGGCTCTTTTAGCTTCAGGCATTGCGCCTGAATAACATAGATATATGTCAGGCAGGCCATCTGCATTTACATCTACCGCATTTGCCCCTGTTTTCCAGGGTCCGGCTCTGCCCCCGGCGCCAGAAACAGTTGTAACATCTTCAAATTTGAAATTGCCCCGATTGATGTAAAGCTTGTTATCGCTCATATTACTGGTAAAGTACAAATCAATCAGACCATCATTATTAAAGTCTGCTGTCGCAATACCACCACCGTTATAAAAGTATTCATACATCAGGATGTTGGTATTAAGTCCTTCTGTAAGGGTATTTTGAAAGGTAATATTTGACTCTGACTGATCTACCAAAACAAATAACTCTTTGCCGGTTGAAGTTTTTTGGGGTGCACTTTCCTCTTCTGCCTGCTCATGACACGCACAAAACAAAAGAAAAGAAAACATGAAAAGTGATCTGCTTGAAAAATTCATTGATTGCAATTAGCGACCGGTAATTTAATACGAAGTTTTATTATGGGCCCAACTTTTTTACATGCATTTGGCTTTGGTTGCGTCGCACACTTGTACACCACAATAAAGCTGTGCAACACGAAGCTTTTTCGCTGGGTTGGAATATGATGCTGTCAGGAAAAAGCGCTTCGTTGTAAAATAGTAAACAAAGCGCTGAAGTGTGCGACGCAACAAAAGCTCAATAAAAAACTTACTGCCGGGTACATCATCATTCTTACCACATTTGCGCATTAAAAAAAATCTATCCCTGTCGGGATAGATTTTTTTATAACAGTATAAATTTAATTAATCTGTATAACCAGGATTCTGAACCAGTAAATTGTTCTTACTCATTTCATCCCTGCTTATTGGCCTGTAGTACATTTTATCTTTCCACACCCTTGTTTCATTTTCTGTATTGGCCTGAACAGTATAAGTATAATCGTAAACTGTTTCATCATGCCTGTAAGGAACCAGCGGAGACTTGCCAGGTTTTAGTGTAGCCCTTACATCAATTGCTTTGATACCACGGCCTACAGTTGTAGCGGGTA encodes the following:
- a CDS encoding VCBS repeat-containing protein yields the protein MNFSSRSLFMFSFLLFCACHEQAEEESAPQKTSTGKELFVLVDQSESNITFQNTLTEGLNTNILMYEYFYNGGGIATADFNNDGLIDLYFTSNMSDNKLYINRGNFKFEDVTTVSGAGGRAGPWKTGANAVDVNADGLPDIYLCYSGAMPEAKRANQLFINKGAGKNGVPLFEEKAAAFGLASTGFSNQSYFFDYDKDGDLDMLLLNHNPKNLPILNVEATAKLFKQDSPDKGLRLLKQSNGVFEDVTVKAGINGSELSYGLGIGLSDFNEDGYPDFYVSNDYAVPDFLYINNGNGTFTNTIESAIGHTSQFSMGNDVADVNNDGLPDIFTLDMLPEDNHRQKLLLAPDNYPKFNMNVRSGFYYQYMRNMLQINNGNNTFSETGQLEGVSNTDWSWAPLFADYDNDGWKDLYITNGYYRDYTNLDFINYMNSYVEARGRLQREDVMEIIKKMPSSNVVNYMFRNKQGSGFTNAATEWGMNQHSNSNGAAYADLDNDGDLDIVVNNINLPAFLYKNESEKLSKNNFINISLTGSAGNLQGIGAIVTVYSKGHIQKVEQYPARGYLSNVSPVLHFGLGSTSLIDSLIITWPGGKMQRLTDVKVNQLIKLNEKEALLNRLKPAKVQTWFSETMPGIQFSDKTDTSINDFNRQALLISQLSYNSPCMVKSDLNKDGLEDLILGGNGIQPAQLYMQSANGSFRQKIIADFEKDKQYVDAAIAILDADKDGNADIYIASGGYHSIGDSFYLLHDRLYIADGKGNYKRSNLLPAIAGSKSSVAVDDINGDGAPDIFVGGRVVPGRYPETPVSYILINDGKGRFTDQTKKVCPALATAGMVTTALWADMDRDQENELIVAGEWMPITVYKKQDGKLIDQSKKFFSKQYKGWWNTIEVVDLNQDGRPDIVAGNIGLNMQFHASDTEPLDLYYKDFDNNGSVDPVFCFYIQGKRYPYITRDELVSQLPVLRKRFADFKSYADVTLDQLFEEKDLKGAGHLTANFTATTCFMSTAGGALQETALPIQAQYAPVYTIDTLDFNKDGNKDLLLCGNNSYLKIRLGKADANYGVLLAGDGKGNFTYINQRESGFHIRGDVRSCIQVNNKLYFGICGQKLTAYYLSK